In the Oryzias latipes chromosome 23, ASM223467v1 genome, one interval contains:
- the myf5 gene encoding myogenic factor 5 → MDVFSPSQAFYDRACALSPDDLEFGSSLELTGSEEDEHVRVPGAPHQPGHCLQWACKACKRKSSFVDRRRAATMRERRRLKKVNHAFEALRRCTSANPSQRLPKVEILRNAIQYIESLQELLREQVENFYGLPGESSSEPGSPLSSCSDGMAGGSSPVWQQLNANYSSSYSYTKNESLDNKTAGASSLECLSSIVDRLSSVESSGGPAALRDAATFSPSSSDSQPCTPENSGSRPVYHVL, encoded by the exons ATGGATGTTTTTTCTCCATCCCAGGCCTTCTACGACAGAGCTTGTGCTTTGTCCCCAGACGACCTGGAGTTCGGCTCCAGCCTAGAGCTCACCGGCTCTGAGGAGGACGAGCACGTCAGGGTTCCCGGAGCCCCCCACCAGCCGGGACACTGCCTCCAGTGGGCCTGCAAGGCCTGCAAGCGCAAATCCAGCTTTGTGGACCGCAGACGGGCGGCCACCATGCGGGAGCGCCGGCGGCTCAAAAAGGTCAACCACGCCTTTGAAGCACTGAGGCGCTGCACCTCGGCCAACCCAAGCCAGCGCCTTCCCAAGGTGGAGATCCTGCGCAACGCCATCCAGTACATCGAAAgcctgcaggagctgctgcgGGAGCAGGTGGAGAACTTTTACGGCCTGCCTGGAGAGAGCAGCTCTGAGCCTGGAAGTCCTCTGTCGAGCTGCTCCGATGGCATG GCAGGAGGCAGCAGTCCGGTGTGGCAACAGCTGAATGCaaactacagcagcagctaTTCTTATACAAAGAATG AGAGTTTGGACAACAAGACAGCCGGCGCCTCCAGCCTGGAGTGCCTGTCGAGCATTGTTGACCGCCTGTCCTCCGTGGAGTCCAGCGGTGGACCGGCTGCCCTGAGGGACGCCGCAACCTTCTCCCCCAGCAGCTCCGACTCTCAGCCCTGCACTCCTGAGAACTCTGGATCCAGACCCGTCTACCACGTCCTGTGA
- the myf6 gene encoding myogenic factor 6 has product MPEFLCLKQREGCNNMMDLFETSSYLFGDLRYLEEADNGPLQHLDIAGVSPLYNSNDSPLSPGQDNVPSETGGESSGEEHVLAPPGLQAHCEGQCLMWACKICKKKSAPTDRRKAATLRERRRLKKINEAFDALKRKTVANPNQRLPKVEILRSAISYIERLQDLLQTLDEQEQGGSTSSFNTKDHNVANDEYNWKTSSEILPTSADHSTAAMNQSEGSSESSASSSLLRLSSIVNSITNGEKIHFSAGGSEN; this is encoded by the exons ATGCCAGAGTTCCTCTGTCTCAAACAGAGAGAAGGGTGCAACAATATGATGGACCTTTTTGAGACCAGCTCTTATCTCTTTGGTGACCTGCGGTACTTGGAGGAGGCCGACAACGGACCGCTACAGCACTTGGACATAGCAGGAGTGTCTCCTCTGTATAACAGCAACGACAGCCCGTTGTCTCCGGGCCAGGATAACGTTCCTTCGGAGACCGGCGGGGAGAGCAGCGGAGAGGAGCATGTGCTCGCGCCTCCGGGCCTCCAGGCGCACTGTGAGGGCCAGTGCCTCATGTGGGCCTGCAAGATCTGCAAGAAGAAGTCCGCACCCACGGACAGGCGCAAGGCCGCTACGCTCAGGGAAAGAAGGAGGCTCAAGAAGATCAACGAGGCCTTCGATGCCCTGAAGAGGAAGACTGTGGCCAATCCCAACCAGAGACTGCCCAAAGTGGAGATTCTGCGCAGCGCTATCAGCTACATTGAGAGGCTACAAGATCTGCTGCAAACTCTGGACGAGCAGGAACAGGGAGGAAGTACCTCTTCGTTCAACACCAAAGATCACAAC GTAGCAAACGATGAGTACAACTGGAAGACATCGTCTGAAATCCTACCAACCTCTGCTGATCATTCCACTGCAGCAATGAATCAGAGTGAAG GTTCCAGTGAGTCCTCCGCATCCTCCAGCCTCCTGCGTCTCTCCTCCATCGTAAACAGCATCACGAACGGCGAGAAAATCCACTTCTCGGCTGGAGGGTCAGAAAATTGA